A DNA window from Streptomyces sp. CA-278952 contains the following coding sequences:
- a CDS encoding oxygenase MpaB family protein → MSSATDARNPEPPPPGGVLWSLSGDIRALLMLPAALTLQVAHPAVGAGVDEHSVFRTDPWGRGERSLRSLQLWVYGGAEAAEEGRRLRVLHRTIQGTDTRGRPYHALTPANYAWVHATGFPVYQHAARYLIRPMSPAQERALYAEWLQVGRILGIHDRDMPQTIEDFWPYWEKMLAGEIEATPVVRELVAADQSVPPPDRGPWPLRLLLRALWPVLLPPLARFRRFVTIGLMPPDARTAIGLPWTRDQEKRLRRMCAVLRVVVPVLPERLRYLPRARAARAASRTAGRDARAAGARRNG, encoded by the coding sequence ATGAGCAGCGCCACCGACGCGCGGAACCCCGAGCCGCCCCCGCCCGGAGGGGTGCTCTGGAGCCTGTCCGGGGACATCCGCGCCCTGCTGATGCTGCCCGCCGCCCTCACCCTCCAGGTCGCCCATCCGGCCGTCGGCGCCGGCGTCGACGAGCACTCCGTCTTCCGTACGGACCCCTGGGGACGCGGTGAACGCTCGCTGCGCTCGCTCCAGCTCTGGGTCTACGGCGGCGCGGAGGCTGCGGAGGAGGGCCGCAGGCTGCGGGTGCTGCACCGCACCATCCAGGGGACCGACACCCGCGGCCGTCCCTACCACGCCCTGACGCCCGCCAACTACGCCTGGGTGCACGCCACCGGCTTCCCCGTGTACCAGCACGCGGCACGGTATCTGATCCGCCCGATGAGTCCCGCCCAGGAGCGCGCCCTGTACGCGGAGTGGCTCCAGGTCGGCCGGATCCTGGGCATCCACGACCGGGACATGCCCCAGACCATCGAGGACTTCTGGCCGTACTGGGAGAAGATGCTCGCGGGGGAGATCGAGGCGACCCCCGTCGTCCGGGAACTCGTCGCCGCCGACCAGTCCGTCCCCCCGCCGGACCGGGGGCCCTGGCCGCTCCGGCTGCTACTGCGGGCGCTGTGGCCGGTGCTGCTTCCGCCGCTGGCCCGCTTCCGCCGCTTCGTCACCATCGGGCTCATGCCGCCCGACGCCCGCACGGCCATCGGCCTGCCGTGGACCCGGGACCAGGAGAAGCGGCTGCGCCGGATGTGCGCGGTGCTGCGGGTCGTCGTCCCCGTCCTGCCGGAGCGGCTGCGCTATCTGCCCCGGGCGCGAGCGGCCCGCGCCGCGTCGCGTACGGCGGGACGGGACGCCCGCGCCGCCGGGGCGCGTCGGAACGGCTGA
- a CDS encoding Appr-1-p processing protein — protein MSEITYVRGDATAPQGKGVKLIVHVCNDLGGWGKGFVLALSRRWPEPEAAYRRWHRERAGNDFALGAAQFVRVGSYLWVANMVGQRGMRTGSKGVPVRYEAIDAALGAVAAKAGELGASAHMPRIGCGLAGGTWARIEPLIERRLISAGIPVTVYDHD, from the coding sequence ATGTCGGAGATCACTTACGTACGGGGGGACGCCACCGCGCCGCAGGGCAAGGGCGTCAAGCTGATCGTCCACGTCTGCAACGACCTCGGCGGCTGGGGCAAGGGCTTCGTCCTGGCCCTCTCCCGCCGCTGGCCGGAGCCCGAGGCCGCCTACCGGCGCTGGCACCGGGAGCGCGCGGGCAACGACTTCGCCCTGGGCGCGGCGCAGTTCGTGCGGGTGGGGTCCTACCTCTGGGTGGCCAACATGGTCGGCCAGCGGGGCATGCGCACCGGCAGCAAGGGGGTGCCCGTGCGGTACGAGGCGATCGACGCGGCGCTCGGCGCGGTGGCCGCCAAGGCGGGCGAGCTGGGGGCCTCGGCCCATATGCCCCGGATCGGCTGCGGGCTCGCGGGCGGCACGTGGGCCAGGATCGAGCCGCTGATCGAGCGACGCCTGATATCCGCAGGCATACCGGTGACGGTGTACGACCACGACTGA
- a CDS encoding MerR family transcriptional regulator, with amino-acid sequence MATGTDEPTLTVDELAARAGVTVRTVRFYSTRGLLPPPVIGARRVGHYGLDHLSRLALIEELQQQGMTLAAIERYLEQLPPDLSAHDLAIHRALVASWAPDRAEDFSRAELERRAGRALSEADVERLAAMGVLVRPQEDGGAYRVDPGLLRLGVELLDVPIAHQTILAARTVLLEHTRSAAQEMTRLFRDEVWSPYREREGDPEHVAAMKSLSADMQPIVVQALVTAFQRSLKEELRAAFTAE; translated from the coding sequence ATGGCGACGGGGACCGACGAGCCGACGCTCACCGTGGACGAGCTGGCGGCGCGCGCCGGGGTCACCGTGCGCACCGTGCGGTTCTACAGCACCCGGGGCCTGCTGCCGCCCCCGGTCATCGGGGCCCGCCGGGTCGGACACTACGGGCTGGACCATCTCTCGCGGCTCGCGCTGATCGAGGAGCTCCAGCAGCAGGGCATGACGCTGGCGGCGATCGAGCGCTATCTGGAACAGCTGCCGCCCGACCTGAGCGCCCACGATCTGGCGATCCACCGGGCGCTGGTCGCGTCCTGGGCGCCGGACCGGGCCGAGGACTTCTCCCGGGCCGAGCTGGAGCGGCGGGCCGGGCGGGCGCTGTCGGAGGCGGATGTGGAGCGGCTGGCGGCGATGGGGGTGCTGGTCCGGCCGCAGGAGGACGGCGGGGCGTACCGGGTGGATCCGGGGCTGCTGCGGCTCGGGGTGGAGCTGCTGGACGTGCCGATCGCGCACCAGACGATCCTGGCGGCGCGGACCGTTCTGCTGGAGCACACCCGCTCGGCCGCCCAGGAGATGACCCGGCTGTTCCGGGACGAGGTGTGGAGCCCCTACCGGGAGCGTGAGGGCGACCCGGAGCACGTGGCGGCGATGAAGTCACTGTCCGCCGATATGCAACCGATCGTGGTGCAGGCGCTGGTGACGGCGTTTCAGCGATCGTTGAAGGAGGAGCTGCGGGCCGCGTTCACCGCCGAGTGA
- a CDS encoding 3-hydroxyacyl-CoA dehydrogenase NAD-binding domain-containing protein, whose amino-acid sequence MTESTTIRWEQDETGVVTLVLDDPNQSANTMNQAFKDSIAAVADRAEAEKDSIRGIIYTSAKKTFFAGGDLKDMIKVGPENAQDAFDAGNAIKASLRRIETLGKPVVAAINGAALGGGYEIALACHHRVALDAPGSRIGLPEVTLGLLPAGGGVTRTVRLMGIADALLKVLLQGTQYTPRRALENGLVHEVAATREEMTEKARAFIDAHPESQQPWDVKGYKIPGGTPSNPRFAANLPAFPANLKKQLAGAPMPAPRNILAAAVEGSQVDFDTALTIEARYFTELVTGQVSKNMIQAFFFDLQAVNSGANRPGGIPERPVRKVAVLGAGMMGAGIAYSCAKAGIEVVLKDVSTEAAAKGKAYSEKLLAKALSRGRTTEAKRDELLARITPTGDAADLAGCDAVIEAVFEDTALKHKVFQEIQGVIEPDALLCSNTSTLPITVLAEGVSRPVDFIGLHFFSPVDKMPLVEIIKGERTGDEALARAFDLVRRIKKTPIVVNDSRGFFTSRVIGQFINEGVAMVGEGVEPASIEQAAAQSGYPAKVLSLMDELTLTLPRKIRNETKRAVEEAGGTWPGHPSDEVIDRMVDEFGRPGRSGGAGFYDYDEAGRRAGLWPGLREHFAKPDADVPFEDMKERMLFSEALDSVRCLEENVLISVADANIGSIMGIGFPPWTGGVLQYINGYEGGLTGFIARARELAERYGDRFLPPALLVEKAQKGETFHD is encoded by the coding sequence ATGACCGAGAGCACGACCATCCGCTGGGAGCAGGACGAGACCGGCGTCGTCACCCTCGTCCTCGACGACCCGAACCAGTCGGCCAACACGATGAACCAGGCCTTCAAGGACTCCATCGCGGCCGTCGCCGACCGCGCCGAGGCCGAGAAGGACTCCATCCGCGGCATCATCTACACCTCCGCCAAGAAGACCTTCTTCGCCGGGGGCGACCTCAAGGACATGATCAAGGTCGGTCCGGAGAACGCCCAGGACGCCTTCGACGCCGGCAACGCCATCAAGGCCTCGCTCCGCCGCATCGAGACCCTCGGCAAGCCCGTCGTCGCCGCCATCAACGGGGCGGCCCTCGGGGGCGGTTACGAGATCGCGCTCGCCTGCCACCACCGCGTCGCCCTCGACGCCCCCGGCTCCCGCATCGGCCTGCCCGAGGTCACCCTCGGCCTGCTCCCGGCGGGCGGCGGCGTCACCCGGACCGTACGCCTCATGGGCATCGCCGACGCCCTGCTCAAGGTGCTCCTCCAGGGCACGCAGTACACGCCGCGGCGCGCCCTGGAGAACGGCCTCGTCCACGAAGTCGCGGCCACCCGCGAGGAGATGACCGAGAAGGCCCGCGCCTTCATCGACGCCCACCCCGAGTCCCAGCAGCCCTGGGACGTCAAGGGCTACAAGATCCCCGGCGGCACCCCGTCCAACCCGCGCTTCGCCGCCAACCTGCCCGCCTTCCCTGCCAACCTGAAGAAGCAGCTCGCGGGCGCGCCGATGCCCGCCCCGCGCAACATCCTCGCGGCGGCCGTCGAGGGCTCCCAGGTCGACTTCGACACCGCCCTGACCATCGAGGCCCGGTACTTCACCGAGCTGGTCACCGGCCAGGTCTCCAAGAACATGATCCAGGCGTTCTTCTTCGACCTCCAGGCCGTCAACTCCGGCGCCAACCGACCGGGCGGCATCCCCGAGCGACCCGTCCGCAAGGTCGCCGTCCTCGGCGCCGGGATGATGGGCGCGGGCATCGCCTACTCCTGCGCCAAGGCCGGGATCGAGGTCGTCCTCAAGGACGTCTCCACCGAGGCGGCCGCCAAGGGCAAGGCGTACAGCGAGAAGCTGCTCGCCAAGGCGCTCTCCCGGGGCCGTACGACCGAGGCGAAGCGCGACGAACTGCTGGCCCGGATCACCCCCACCGGCGACGCGGCCGACCTCGCGGGCTGCGACGCGGTGATCGAGGCCGTCTTCGAGGACACCGCGCTCAAGCACAAGGTGTTCCAGGAGATCCAGGGCGTCATCGAGCCGGACGCGCTGCTCTGCTCCAACACCTCCACCCTCCCGATCACGGTCCTCGCCGAAGGCGTCTCGCGCCCCGTCGACTTCATCGGACTGCACTTCTTCTCGCCCGTCGACAAGATGCCCCTGGTCGAGATCATCAAAGGCGAGCGCACCGGCGACGAGGCGCTCGCCCGCGCCTTCGACCTGGTCCGCCGGATCAAGAAGACGCCGATCGTCGTCAACGACTCCCGCGGCTTCTTCACCTCGCGCGTCATCGGCCAGTTCATCAACGAGGGCGTCGCCATGGTCGGCGAGGGCGTCGAGCCCGCCTCCATCGAGCAGGCCGCCGCCCAGTCCGGCTACCCGGCCAAGGTGCTCTCCCTGATGGACGAGCTGACCCTGACCCTGCCCCGTAAGATCCGCAACGAGACCAAGCGCGCGGTGGAGGAGGCCGGGGGCACCTGGCCCGGCCACCCCTCCGACGAAGTCATCGACCGCATGGTCGACGAGTTCGGCCGCCCCGGACGCAGCGGCGGAGCGGGGTTCTACGACTACGACGAGGCCGGCAGGCGGGCAGGCCTCTGGCCCGGACTGCGCGAGCACTTCGCCAAGCCCGACGCCGATGTGCCCTTCGAGGACATGAAGGAGCGGATGCTCTTCTCCGAGGCCCTGGACAGTGTCCGCTGCCTGGAGGAGAACGTCCTCATCTCCGTCGCCGACGCCAACATCGGCTCCATCATGGGCATCGGCTTCCCGCCGTGGACCGGCGGCGTCCTCCAGTACATCAACGGGTACGAGGGCGGCCTGACCGGCTTCATCGCCCGCGCCCGGGAACTCGCCGAGCGTTACGGCGACCGCTTCCTGCCGCCCGCGCTGCTGGTGGAGAAGGCGCAGAAGGGCGAGACCTTCCACGACTGA
- a CDS encoding acetyl-CoA C-acetyltransferase yields the protein MSTEAFVYDAIRTPRGRGKANGALHGTKPIDLVVGLIHEIRGRFPDLDPAAIDDIVLGVVSPLGDQGSDIARIAAIAAGLPDSVAGVQENRFCASGLEAVNLAAAKVRSGWEDLVLAGGVESMSRVPMGSDGGAWAMDPMTSFETGFAPQGIGADLIATIEGFSRRDVDEYAALSQERAAAAWKDGRFARSVVPVKDRNGLLVLDHDEHLRPGTTADSLAALKPSFAGIGEMGGFDAVALQKYHWVEKIDHVHHAGNSSGIVDGASLVAIGSKEVGERYGMTPRARIVSAAVSGSEPTIMLTGPAPATRKALAKAGLTIDDIDLVEINEAFAGVVLRFVKDMGLSLDKVNVNGGAIALGHPLGATGAMILGTVIDELERRDQRFGLVTLCVGGGMGVATVVERI from the coding sequence TTGAGTACCGAAGCATTCGTCTACGACGCGATCCGCACCCCGCGCGGCCGCGGCAAGGCCAACGGCGCCCTGCACGGGACCAAGCCGATCGACCTGGTCGTCGGCCTCATCCACGAGATCCGGGGCCGCTTCCCGGACCTCGACCCGGCCGCCATCGACGACATCGTCCTCGGCGTGGTCAGCCCGCTCGGCGACCAGGGCTCCGACATCGCCCGTATCGCCGCCATCGCGGCCGGTCTGCCCGACTCCGTCGCCGGGGTGCAGGAGAACCGCTTCTGTGCCTCGGGCCTGGAAGCGGTCAACCTGGCCGCCGCCAAGGTCCGCTCCGGCTGGGAGGACCTCGTCCTCGCCGGTGGCGTCGAGTCGATGTCCCGGGTGCCGATGGGCTCCGACGGCGGGGCCTGGGCCATGGACCCGATGACCAGCTTCGAGACCGGCTTCGCCCCGCAGGGCATCGGCGCCGACCTCATCGCCACCATCGAGGGCTTCAGTCGCCGCGACGTCGACGAGTACGCCGCGCTCTCCCAGGAACGCGCCGCCGCCGCCTGGAAGGACGGCCGCTTCGCCCGCTCCGTCGTCCCCGTCAAGGACCGCAACGGCCTCCTCGTCCTCGACCACGACGAACACCTGCGCCCCGGCACCACCGCCGACTCCCTCGCCGCGCTCAAGCCCTCCTTCGCCGGTATCGGCGAGATGGGCGGCTTCGACGCGGTGGCCCTCCAGAAGTACCACTGGGTCGAGAAGATCGACCACGTCCACCACGCGGGCAACTCCTCCGGCATCGTGGACGGCGCGTCGCTCGTCGCCATCGGCTCCAAGGAGGTCGGCGAGCGCTACGGCATGACCCCGCGCGCCCGTATCGTCTCCGCCGCAGTCTCCGGCTCCGAGCCCACCATCATGCTCACCGGCCCCGCCCCCGCCACCCGCAAGGCGCTCGCCAAGGCCGGGCTGACCATCGACGACATCGACCTCGTCGAGATCAACGAAGCCTTCGCCGGAGTCGTCCTGCGCTTCGTCAAGGACATGGGCCTCTCCCTGGACAAGGTCAACGTCAACGGCGGCGCGATCGCGCTGGGCCACCCGCTCGGCGCGACCGGCGCGATGATCCTCGGCACCGTCATCGACGAACTGGAGCGCCGCGACCAGCGGTTCGGCCTGGTCACCCTCTGCGTCGGCGGCGGCATGGGCGTCGCCACCGTCGTCGAACGCATCTGA
- a CDS encoding acyl-CoA dehydrogenase family protein, with protein sequence MQRQIFTEEHDAFRETVRAFLAKEVLPYYEQWEQDGIVSRDAWLAAGRAGLLGLAVPEEYGGGGSDDFRYSAVLAEEFTRAGAPGLAIGLHNDIIGPYLTGLATEEQKRRWLPGFCSGATITAIAMTEPGAGSDLQGIRTTAEDKGDHWLLNGSKTFISNGILADLVVVVAKTTPDGGAKGLSLIVVERGAEGFERGRNLDKIGQKSQDTAELFFDDVRVPKENLLGTRDGAFIHLMTNLAQERMGIAVAGIAAAEHLLEITTRYVKEREAFGRPLSKLQHIRFEIAEMATECAVTRAFLDRCIVDHSDGVLDAVHASMAKWWATELQKRVADRCLQLHGGYGYMSEYKVAKAFTDGRIQTIYGGTTEIMKEIIGRSLLA encoded by the coding sequence GTGCAACGGCAGATCTTCACCGAGGAGCACGACGCCTTCCGCGAGACCGTCCGGGCCTTCCTGGCCAAGGAGGTCCTCCCGTACTACGAGCAGTGGGAGCAGGACGGCATCGTCTCCCGCGACGCCTGGCTCGCCGCCGGACGCGCGGGACTGCTGGGCCTCGCCGTCCCCGAGGAGTACGGGGGCGGCGGCAGCGACGACTTCCGCTACAGCGCCGTCCTCGCCGAGGAGTTCACCCGGGCCGGGGCCCCCGGACTCGCGATCGGGCTGCACAACGACATCATCGGCCCTTACCTCACCGGCCTGGCCACCGAGGAGCAGAAGCGGCGCTGGCTCCCCGGCTTCTGCTCCGGCGCGACCATCACCGCGATCGCGATGACCGAGCCCGGCGCGGGCTCCGACCTCCAGGGCATCCGCACCACCGCCGAGGACAAGGGCGACCACTGGCTGCTCAACGGCTCCAAGACCTTCATCTCCAACGGCATCCTCGCCGACCTGGTCGTCGTCGTCGCGAAGACCACCCCCGACGGCGGGGCCAAGGGCCTCTCGCTGATCGTCGTCGAACGCGGGGCGGAGGGCTTCGAGCGGGGCCGCAACCTCGACAAGATCGGCCAGAAGTCCCAGGACACCGCCGAACTGTTCTTCGACGACGTCCGCGTCCCCAAGGAGAACCTCCTCGGGACACGCGACGGCGCGTTCATCCACCTGATGACCAACCTGGCCCAGGAACGCATGGGCATAGCGGTGGCCGGGATCGCCGCCGCCGAACACCTGTTGGAGATCACCACCCGGTACGTCAAGGAGCGCGAGGCCTTCGGGCGCCCGCTCTCCAAGCTCCAGCACATCCGTTTCGAGATCGCCGAGATGGCCACCGAGTGCGCCGTCACCCGGGCCTTCCTCGACCGGTGCATCGTCGACCACTCCGACGGTGTGCTGGACGCCGTCCACGCCTCCATGGCCAAGTGGTGGGCCACCGAACTGCAGAAGCGCGTCGCCGACCGCTGCCTGCAACTCCACGGTGGTTACGGCTACATGAGCGAGTACAAGGTCGCCAAGGCGTTCACCGACGGCCGTATCCAGACCATCTACGGCGGCACGACCGAGATCATGAAGGAGATCATCGGCCGCTCGCTGCTTGCCTGA
- a CDS encoding CaiB/BaiF CoA transferase family protein — MAKGPRPGHGPLTGVRVVELAGIGPGPFAAMLLADLGADVVRVDRPGGAGLGIDPASDLTNRNKRSVLLDLKSDEGPARVLDLVERADILVEGYRPGVAERLGVGPDACLARNPKLVYGRMTGWGQDGPLAERAGHDIAYLALTGTLSMIGKPDEPPVAPANLLGDYAGGSLYLVVGVLAALQHARAHGEGQVVDAAIVDGAAHLATMIHGMLAAGSWQDRRGTNLLDGGCPFYGTYATSDGGHMAVGPLEEKFYAEFAGLLGIADAFPDRWDLARWDELRAAVTGRFLTRTRAEWTEVFDGTDACVAPVLSLTEAPHHPHLAARSTFVEHSGLTQPAPAPRFSVTPVSVRGGPALPGADTAAVAADWDVPALRPADSPDTY; from the coding sequence ATGGCCAAAGGTCCAAGGCCCGGGCACGGTCCGCTGACCGGTGTCCGCGTCGTCGAGCTGGCGGGCATCGGACCCGGGCCGTTCGCCGCGATGCTGCTGGCGGACCTCGGGGCCGACGTCGTACGCGTGGACCGGCCCGGCGGCGCGGGGCTCGGCATCGACCCCGCCTCCGACCTCACCAACCGCAACAAGCGCTCCGTCCTCCTGGACCTCAAGAGCGACGAGGGGCCGGCCCGCGTGCTGGACCTCGTCGAACGCGCCGACATTCTGGTCGAGGGCTACCGCCCCGGCGTCGCCGAACGCCTCGGCGTCGGACCCGACGCCTGCCTCGCCCGGAACCCGAAGCTCGTCTACGGCCGGATGACCGGCTGGGGCCAGGACGGGCCGCTCGCCGAGCGCGCCGGACACGACATCGCCTACCTCGCGCTCACCGGCACCCTGTCCATGATCGGCAAGCCGGACGAGCCGCCCGTGGCCCCCGCCAACCTGCTCGGCGACTACGCGGGCGGCTCGCTCTACCTCGTCGTCGGCGTCCTCGCCGCCCTCCAGCACGCCCGCGCCCACGGTGAGGGGCAGGTCGTCGACGCCGCCATCGTGGACGGCGCCGCCCACCTCGCCACGATGATCCACGGCATGCTGGCCGCCGGGAGCTGGCAGGACCGGCGCGGCACGAACCTCCTCGACGGCGGCTGCCCGTTCTACGGCACCTACGCCACGTCCGACGGCGGCCACATGGCGGTCGGCCCGCTGGAGGAGAAGTTCTACGCGGAGTTCGCCGGCCTCCTGGGCATCGCGGACGCCTTCCCCGACCGGTGGGACCTCGCCCGGTGGGACGAGCTGCGCGCCGCCGTCACCGGGCGCTTCCTGACCCGCACGCGCGCCGAGTGGACGGAGGTCTTCGACGGCACCGACGCCTGCGTGGCCCCCGTGCTCTCGCTCACCGAAGCACCGCACCACCCGCACCTTGCCGCCCGCTCCACCTTCGTCGAGCACAGCGGCCTCACCCAGCCCGCCCCCGCCCCGCGCTTCTCGGTCACCCCCGTCTCCGTTCGCGGCGGGCCCGCCCTGCCCGGCGCCGACACGGCCGCCGTCGCCGCCGACTGGGACGTCCCCGCGCTGCGGCCCGCGGACTCACCCGACACCTACTAG
- a CDS encoding saccharopine dehydrogenase family protein translates to MNRQNDATRPLDVVLFGATGFVGTLTAEYLAAHAPAGLRWALAGRSRAKLEGLRERLTAIAPGCAELPLLETDADDAEALAELAASTRVVATTVGPYIRHGEKLVAACAEAGTDYADLTGEAEFIDRTYLEHDARARETGARIVHACGFDSVPHDLGAYFTVRQLPEDVPLTVDGFVRTDAVFSGGTFASALTAMGRGPQLLAAARERRLHEPRLVGRRVRTPAGPPHFSGSVGTWALPLPTVDPTIVGRSARSLERYGPDFRYRHFASVKTLPMALGAPVAIGALVAAAQVEGAREWLMGRYEPGQGPDEERRERSWFTIRFVGEGGGRRVFTEVSGGDPGYGETAKILAESAVCLALDELPETSGQVTTAVAMGDALLDRLTAAGLRFRVAAVR, encoded by the coding sequence GTGAACAGGCAGAACGACGCGACACGCCCCTTGGACGTCGTCCTCTTCGGTGCCACCGGCTTCGTGGGGACGCTCACGGCCGAGTATCTGGCGGCCCACGCCCCCGCCGGCCTGCGCTGGGCGCTGGCCGGCCGCAGCCGGGCCAAGCTGGAGGGGCTGCGGGAACGGCTCACCGCGATCGCACCCGGCTGCGCGGAGCTGCCGCTGCTGGAGACCGACGCGGACGACGCGGAGGCCCTGGCCGAACTGGCCGCCTCCACCCGGGTGGTGGCCACGACGGTGGGGCCGTACATCCGTCACGGCGAGAAGCTCGTCGCCGCCTGCGCGGAGGCCGGGACGGACTACGCGGACCTCACCGGCGAGGCGGAGTTCATCGACCGGACGTATCTGGAACACGACGCACGGGCCCGCGAGACGGGGGCGCGCATCGTGCACGCCTGCGGCTTCGACTCCGTCCCCCACGACCTGGGGGCCTACTTCACCGTCAGGCAACTGCCGGAGGACGTCCCCCTCACCGTCGACGGCTTCGTCCGCACCGACGCGGTGTTCTCCGGCGGGACGTTCGCCTCGGCACTGACCGCGATGGGGCGGGGCCCGCAGCTGCTGGCCGCCGCCCGGGAACGCCGGCTGCACGAGCCGCGCCTGGTGGGCCGACGGGTCCGCACCCCGGCGGGCCCCCCGCACTTCAGCGGCTCCGTCGGCACGTGGGCGCTGCCGCTGCCGACGGTGGACCCGACGATCGTGGGCCGCTCGGCCCGGTCCCTGGAGCGGTACGGTCCCGACTTCCGCTACCGGCACTTCGCCTCGGTCAAGACCCTGCCGATGGCCCTCGGGGCCCCGGTGGCGATCGGCGCGCTGGTGGCCGCCGCGCAGGTGGAGGGCGCCCGGGAGTGGCTGATGGGGCGTTACGAGCCGGGGCAGGGGCCGGACGAGGAGCGCCGCGAGCGGAGCTGGTTCACCATCCGCTTCGTCGGCGAGGGCGGTGGACGGCGCGTCTTCACCGAGGTGTCGGGCGGCGATCCGGGTTACGGCGAAACGGCGAAGATCCTCGCCGAGTCGGCGGTGTGCCTGGCCCTGGACGAGCTGCCGGAGACCTCCGGGCAGGTGACCACGGCGGTGGCCATGGGCGACGCGCTCCTGGACCGGCTGACGGCGGCGGGACTGCGGTTCCGGGTAGCGGCGGTGCGGTAG
- the mmpA gene encoding morphogenic membrane protein MmpA, whose amino-acid sequence MNASRAAVRTAPFDPAQRRMALGMLLGSAAGLVWLGAMLYTLADWIF is encoded by the coding sequence ATGAACGCCTCTCGCGCAGCAGTCCGCACCGCGCCCTTCGACCCCGCTCAGCGCCGTATGGCCCTCGGCATGCTCCTCGGGAGCGCCGCAGGCCTCGTCTGGCTGGGCGCGATGCTCTACACGCTGGCCGACTGGATTTTTTAG
- a CDS encoding glutaredoxin domain-containing protein, producing MTRVWMLPVLLLLSGAAVAAGLARGGDPVLAVVLLVLFVLLAGMTSPLVFPRPVPAAEARRRSAADGRPVVYWRPGCTYCLRLRLRLGRDASRLHWVDIWRDPAGAAEVRAANGGDETVPTVFVAERPHTNPDPSWVREQLPPAA from the coding sequence ATGACGCGTGTGTGGATGCTGCCGGTCCTGTTGCTGCTCAGCGGTGCCGCCGTCGCGGCGGGGCTCGCCCGGGGCGGCGACCCCGTCCTGGCGGTCGTACTCCTGGTGCTGTTCGTGCTCCTCGCCGGGATGACCTCGCCCCTGGTCTTCCCGAGGCCGGTCCCCGCCGCCGAGGCCCGGCGGCGCAGCGCGGCCGACGGCCGCCCGGTCGTCTACTGGCGCCCGGGCTGCACGTACTGTCTGCGGCTCCGCCTCCGGCTGGGCCGCGACGCCTCCCGGCTGCACTGGGTCGACATCTGGCGTGATCCCGCGGGGGCGGCCGAGGTGCGGGCGGCCAACGGCGGCGACGAGACCGTGCCGACCGTCTTCGTGGCGGAGAGGCCGCACACCAATCCGGACCCGTCGTGGGTACGCGAACAGCTGCCGCCTGCCGCGTGA